AACGGCAACATGGGGGAAACCGGCTGCGTCTCCTGGATGTTCGATCAGAAGGGGCTCATTGTCGTCGGCAAGGATGCCGATTTCGAGAAACTCTTCGAGGTCGCCCTTGAGGCCGGCGCCGAAGACGTGACCGATGAGGAGGAGCAGTATGAAGTCCTCGCCGATCCGTCAATGTTCATCGAAGTGCGCGAAGCTCTGGAAAAGGCCGGGTTTGCGTACGAGTCGGCTGAAGTCACCATGATTCCCCAGACCATGATCAAGCTCGACGGCAAGAACGCCGAGAACATGCTGAAGCTCATGGACCGCCTGGAAGACAACGACGACGTCCAGAACGTCTACGCCAACTTCGATATTTCCATGGAAGAGATGGAAAAATTGATGTAGCCGCAAGGTGGGGGGCATCGCCCCCACTTCAGTATATCTAAAAGGTTAAGCGCGGAAGTTGGAAGCCAGGTCTTTCCTTCCGCGTTTTTTTCTCTGTGCTCTCCGTCCCCTCTGTGGCAGAATGCTTCCCCATGAGAGTTCTAGGCATCGACCCCGGTTCGCGCATTACCGGCTACGGCATCATCGAGAAGGTGGGCAACCGGTTGGTTCATGTGGATAACGGCGCCATCTATACTGGCGACCACAAGGATTTTGCATCACGTCTCCACCGGATATTCGAAGGTCTCTGCGGGGTTATCGAAGAGTATCGCCCCGATGCAATGGCCATTGAGCAGGTATTCCTGGCCCACAATGCCCAAAGCGCCCTT
The nucleotide sequence above comes from Geobacter benzoatilyticus. Encoded proteins:
- a CDS encoding YebC/PmpR family DNA-binding transcriptional regulator — translated: MSGHNKWSTIKHKKGAADAKRGKIFTKIIKEITVAAKLGGGDPAGNPRLRSAVDKAKAENMPKDNIERAIKKGTGELEGVNYEEIVYEGYGPGGVAVLVECMTDNRNRTVSDVRSTFTKCNGNMGETGCVSWMFDQKGLIVVGKDADFEKLFEVALEAGAEDVTDEEEQYEVLADPSMFIEVREALEKAGFAYESAEVTMIPQTMIKLDGKNAENMLKLMDRLEDNDDVQNVYANFDISMEEMEKLM